One window of Tenacibaculum maritimum NCIMB 2154 genomic DNA carries:
- a CDS encoding carboxymuconolactone decarboxylase family protein — MPLVEPLSADHDKETKELATFFNETLGFCPNSVLTMQHRPAISKAFINLNKAVMANKGRVSSSLKRMIAWVSSNATGCRYCQAHAIRAAERYGAEQAQLDNIWEYRTHPSFSEAERVALDFSLAASMIPNAVDEALNKRLHTYWNDGEIVEMLGVISLFGYLNRWNDSMGTRIEDGAVESGEEYLGKHGWNKGKHI, encoded by the coding sequence ATGCCACTAGTAGAACCATTATCAGCTGATCATGATAAAGAAACTAAAGAATTAGCAACTTTTTTTAATGAAACATTAGGCTTTTGCCCTAATTCTGTATTGACTATGCAGCACAGGCCTGCTATTTCAAAAGCTTTTATTAATTTAAACAAAGCCGTTATGGCTAATAAAGGACGTGTTTCTTCTTCTTTAAAACGAATGATTGCTTGGGTTTCCAGCAACGCTACAGGATGTAGGTACTGCCAAGCTCATGCTATTCGCGCCGCAGAACGCTATGGAGCAGAACAAGCACAATTAGATAATATTTGGGAATATAGAACTCATCCTTCTTTTTCAGAAGCTGAGCGTGTTGCCTTAGATTTCTCTTTGGCTGCCTCAATGATTCCAAATGCTGTAGATGAAGCATTAAATAAGCGCTTACATACTTATTGGAACGATGGTGAAATTGTTGAAATGCTTGGTGTAATATCTTTATTTGGTTATTTAAACAGATGGAATGACTCTATGGGAACTCGCATTGAGGATGGTGCTGTAGAAAGTGGAGAAGAATATCTCGGTAAACACGGATGGAATAAAGGAAAACACATCTAA
- the atpD gene encoding F0F1 ATP synthase subunit beta, with protein sequence MSTITGKVSQIIGPVIDVEFNTENAELPKIYDSLEIKKADGSTLVLEVQQHIGEDTVRTISMDATDGLSRGTEVRATGNPIQMPIGNDIYGRLFNVTGDAIDGLGDLPKTGNNGLPIHRAAPKFEDLSTSTEVLFTGIKVIDLIEPYAKGGKIGLFGGAGVGKTVLIQELINNIAKGHGGLSVFAGVGERTREGNDLLREMLESGIIKYGDDFMHSMEDGGWDLTKVDKSGMRDSKATFVFGQMNEPPGARARVALSGLTIAEYFRDGAGEAQGKDVLFFVDNIFRFTQAGSEVSALLGRMPSAVGYQPTLATEMGAMQERITSTKKGSITSVQAVYVPADDLTDPAPATTFAHLDATTVLSRKIAELGIYPAVDPLDSTSRILSSEVLGKEHYNTAQRVKEILQRYKELQDIIAILGMEELSEEDKLVVHRARRVQRFLSQPFHVAEQFTGIPGVLVDIKDTIKGFNMIMDGELDKYPEAAFNLRGSIQDAIDAGEKMLAEA encoded by the coding sequence ATGTCTACAATAACAGGTAAAGTTTCTCAAATTATTGGCCCAGTAATCGATGTTGAATTTAATACGGAAAATGCTGAATTACCAAAAATTTACGACTCATTAGAAATTAAAAAAGCTGATGGTTCTACATTAGTTTTAGAAGTTCAACAACATATTGGTGAAGACACAGTTCGTACCATCTCTATGGATGCAACTGATGGATTAAGTAGAGGTACTGAAGTTCGTGCTACAGGGAACCCTATTCAAATGCCAATAGGTAACGATATCTATGGGCGTTTATTTAACGTAACTGGAGATGCAATTGATGGATTAGGTGATTTGCCAAAAACAGGTAATAATGGATTGCCAATACATAGAGCTGCACCGAAATTTGAAGATTTATCAACTTCAACAGAAGTTTTATTTACAGGTATTAAAGTTATTGATTTGATTGAGCCTTATGCAAAAGGAGGTAAGATTGGATTATTTGGAGGTGCAGGAGTAGGAAAAACGGTATTGATTCAGGAGTTAATTAACAATATAGCAAAAGGACACGGAGGTTTATCTGTATTTGCTGGGGTTGGAGAAAGAACTCGTGAAGGAAATGATTTACTAAGAGAGATGTTAGAGTCTGGAATTATCAAATATGGTGATGATTTTATGCACTCTATGGAAGATGGTGGATGGGATTTAACAAAAGTTGATAAGTCAGGAATGAGAGATTCTAAGGCTACTTTTGTATTCGGGCAAATGAATGAGCCACCAGGAGCACGTGCACGTGTTGCTTTATCAGGTTTAACTATTGCAGAGTATTTCCGTGATGGAGCTGGAGAAGCACAAGGAAAAGATGTATTATTTTTCGTAGATAATATTTTCCGTTTTACACAAGCTGGTTCTGAGGTGTCAGCGTTATTAGGGCGTATGCCTTCAGCGGTAGGATACCAGCCTACTTTAGCAACGGAAATGGGAGCAATGCAAGAACGTATTACTTCTACTAAAAAAGGATCTATTACTTCTGTGCAAGCGGTATATGTACCTGCGGATGATTTAACGGATCCAGCACCAGCAACAACATTTGCTCACTTAGATGCAACTACAGTACTTTCTCGTAAAATTGCAGAGCTAGGTATTTACCCAGCGGTAGATCCACTAGATTCTACATCTAGAATTTTATCGTCAGAAGTATTAGGGAAAGAGCACTATAATACTGCGCAGAGAGTAAAAGAAATTTTACAACGATATAAAGAATTACAAGACATTATTGCTATCTTAGGTATGGAAGAGCTTTCTGAGGAAGATAAATTAGTAGTACATAGAGCACGTCGTGTACAGCGTTTCCTTTCTCAACCATTCCACGTAGCAGAGCAATTTACAGGAATCCCAGGAGTTCTAGTAGATATTAAAGATACTATTAAAGGATTTAATATGATAATGGATGGAGAGTTAGATAAATACCCAGAAGCGGCATTTAACTTAAGAGGTTCTATTCAAGATGCTATTGATGCGGGAGAAAAAATGTTAGCTGAAGCGTAA
- the kbl gene encoding glycine C-acetyltransferase: MYGKIKEQLQEEIQEIKNAGLYKEERIITSSQDAVIKISTGEEVINFCANNYLGLSNHPEVIQAAKDAMDTYGFGMSSVRFICGTQDIHKKLERKIADFYQTEDTILYAAAFDANGGVFEPLLTKEDAIISDSLNHASIIDGVRLCKAARYRYDNNDMASLEKQLIAANKEGHRFKIIVTDGVFSMDGIVAKLDQICDLADKYDALVMVDECHAAGFIGKTGRGTLELKNVMGRVDIVTGTLGKALGGAMGGYTTGKKEIIEILRQRSRPYLFSNSLAPAIVGASLKVFDLLSEDTSLRDKLEQNTIYFRSEMEKAGFDLVGADAAIVPVMLYDAKLAQTMANKLLDKGIYVIGFFYPVVPKEKARIRVQLSAAHEKEHLDKAIKAFTSVGKDLGVIR, translated from the coding sequence ATGTACGGAAAAATAAAAGAACAGCTGCAAGAAGAGATTCAAGAGATAAAAAATGCAGGATTGTATAAAGAAGAAAGGATTATTACATCTTCACAAGATGCAGTGATAAAAATTTCAACAGGAGAAGAGGTAATTAATTTTTGTGCAAATAATTATTTAGGATTATCAAATCATCCAGAAGTGATTCAAGCAGCTAAGGATGCAATGGATACATATGGCTTTGGAATGTCATCTGTTAGGTTTATTTGTGGAACGCAAGATATTCACAAGAAATTAGAAAGGAAGATAGCTGATTTTTATCAAACAGAAGATACTATATTATATGCAGCAGCTTTTGATGCTAATGGGGGCGTTTTTGAACCACTATTAACCAAAGAAGATGCCATCATTTCTGACAGTTTAAATCATGCCTCTATTATAGATGGTGTTCGTTTATGTAAGGCTGCTCGCTATCGTTATGATAATAATGATATGGCTTCATTAGAAAAGCAATTAATTGCAGCTAATAAAGAAGGTCACCGTTTTAAAATTATTGTTACAGATGGTGTTTTTTCTATGGACGGTATTGTAGCTAAGCTTGATCAGATATGTGATTTAGCAGATAAGTATGATGCGTTAGTGATGGTAGATGAATGTCACGCAGCAGGTTTTATAGGGAAAACTGGCCGTGGAACTTTAGAACTAAAAAATGTTATGGGGCGTGTTGATATTGTAACAGGAACCTTAGGAAAAGCACTAGGAGGTGCTATGGGAGGTTATACTACAGGAAAAAAAGAAATTATAGAGATATTACGTCAACGTTCTCGTCCATATTTATTTTCAAATTCACTAGCCCCAGCAATTGTGGGAGCCTCGTTAAAAGTATTTGATTTATTGTCAGAAGATACTTCGTTAAGAGATAAGTTAGAGCAGAATACTATTTATTTTCGTTCAGAAATGGAAAAGGCAGGTTTTGATTTGGTTGGAGCAGATGCTGCAATTGTTCCAGTAATGTTATATGATGCTAAACTGGCACAAACCATGGCTAATAAATTATTAGATAAAGGAATTTATGTGATAGGGTTCTTTTATCCTGTTGTTCCAAAAGAGAAGGCGAGAATTAGGGTACAATTATCTGCTGCACATGAAAAAGAGCATTTGGATAAGGCTATAAAAGCCTTTACCTCTGTAGGAAAAGATTTAGGAGTGATAAGATAG
- a CDS encoding FoF1 ATP synthase subunit delta/epsilon — translation MFLEIVTPEAVLFSSEVDSVAVPGINGEFQMLNNHAPIVSILTQGTVKIHVHTQEHGKFDDLSGHIVPHADDDKILTLAIKSGTLEMKGNKVIVLAD, via the coding sequence ATGTTTTTAGAAATTGTAACACCAGAGGCCGTATTATTTTCATCAGAAGTTGATTCTGTGGCTGTACCAGGAATAAATGGAGAATTCCAAATGTTGAATAATCACGCACCTATCGTGTCTATTTTAACCCAAGGAACTGTTAAGATTCATGTGCACACACAAGAGCATGGTAAATTTGATGACTTAAGTGGGCATATTGTTCCACATGCCGATGATGACAAGATATTAACGCTAGCTATAAAATCTGGAACGTTAGAAATGAAAGGCAATAAAGTTATTGTTTTAGCTGATTAA
- a CDS encoding OmpA family protein has translation MKQIKLAVIALFALATVSSVNAQDSDNPWVVGFGVNTVDVRTYSNNAGDILKDYVGTTEWGDNTLPSISRITVDKYLDSGFSLQLAGSLNKVKTVLRKNDADALYYSIDAIVKYDLNNLVGQTGWFDPYVALGGGYQSIDSEGDGVLIGAAGFNTWFNDNLGLNFQSGYKHGFEHTGRDVFQHSIGLVFKFGGKDTDGDGIYDKEDACPEVAGLKEFNGCPDADKDGVKDSEDACPEVAGLAALNGCPDTDGDGIADKDDACPNAKGTKAMNGCPDADKDGIADNKDKCPQEAGPAENGGCPWGDADKDGVLDNVDKCPKVAGVASNNGCPVVEVITEEATKKLNDFARAIYFNSGRNSFRPGVKGKLDLIATIMKEYPDANFSIQGHTDSQGPAASNQRLSDKRAKAVLDYLTGKGGISSSRLSSVGFGEEYPIASNKTRAGRAENRRVEIKLVKKK, from the coding sequence ATGAAACAAATCAAATTAGCTGTGATAGCTTTATTTGCGTTAGCAACAGTAAGCAGCGTAAATGCACAGGATTCTGATAATCCTTGGGTAGTAGGTTTTGGTGTTAACACAGTAGATGTAAGAACTTACTCAAACAATGCTGGAGACATCTTAAAAGATTATGTTGGAACTACGGAGTGGGGAGACAATACGTTGCCTTCTATTTCTAGAATTACTGTTGATAAATATTTAGATTCTGGATTTTCTTTACAGTTAGCTGGTTCTTTAAATAAGGTTAAAACAGTATTAAGAAAAAATGATGCAGATGCATTATATTATTCTATCGATGCAATCGTAAAGTACGATTTAAACAACTTAGTAGGGCAAACAGGATGGTTTGATCCTTATGTTGCTTTAGGTGGTGGTTACCAGTCTATTGATAGCGAAGGTGATGGTGTTTTAATTGGTGCAGCTGGTTTTAATACTTGGTTTAATGATAACTTAGGTTTAAACTTCCAGTCAGGATATAAGCACGGTTTTGAACATACAGGTAGAGATGTATTTCAACATTCAATTGGTTTAGTATTCAAATTTGGAGGTAAAGATACAGATGGAGATGGAATCTATGATAAAGAAGATGCTTGTCCAGAAGTAGCAGGTTTAAAAGAATTCAATGGGTGTCCTGATGCTGATAAAGATGGAGTTAAGGATTCTGAAGATGCTTGTCCAGAAGTAGCAGGTTTAGCTGCATTAAATGGATGTCCTGATACAGATGGAGATGGTATTGCTGATAAAGATGATGCTTGTCCAAATGCAAAAGGAACAAAAGCTATGAATGGATGTCCTGATGCGGACAAAGATGGTATCGCTGATAACAAAGACAAATGTCCACAAGAAGCTGGTCCAGCTGAAAATGGAGGATGCCCTTGGGGAGATGCTGATAAAGATGGTGTTTTAGACAACGTTGATAAGTGTCCAAAAGTAGCAGGTGTTGCTTCAAACAATGGATGTCCAGTAGTAGAGGTAATTACTGAAGAGGCTACTAAAAAGTTAAATGATTTTGCAAGAGCAATTTACTTCAACTCAGGAAGAAATTCATTCAGACCAGGAGTTAAAGGTAAATTAGACTTAATTGCTACTATCATGAAAGAATACCCAGATGCTAACTTCAGTATTCAAGGACATACTGATAGCCAAGGTCCAGCTGCTTCTAATCAAAGATTATCTGATAAAAGAGCTAAAGCAGTATTAGATTATTTAACAGGTAAAGGAGGAATTTCTTCAAGCAGATTATCTTCTGTTGGATTTGGAGAAGAGTACCCTATTGCTTCTAATAAAACAAGAGCTGGTAGAGCTGAAAATAGACGTGTTGAGATTAAATTAGTAAAGAAAAAATAA
- a CDS encoding metal ABC transporter permease, with translation MSFTEYFELLLNDYTLRTISLGTAVLGAICGMLGSFAVLRKQSLLGDAISHAALPGIAIAFLITGTKETNVLLVGALISGLIGAFWIRGITRNTHLKSDTALGLILSIFFGFGMLLLTYIQKQPNANQSGLDKFLFGQAATLLARDVWFMALVTLICLFTILLFWKEFKILLFDADYAKTLGFNTKVIDVLITSFIVLAIVLGLQTVGVVLMSAMLLAPAAAARQWTNSLGVMVILAAIFGASSGVLGTAISASQNNLSTGPVIVLVAAVFVVFSFVFSPSRGLLFRQIRFIQNRKDLQLHKTLAFMFEIAKNHENISHPHTIKILNNFHGFTRKSLSKLEHKEYISIDGQMWAMTEKGYHFAANLYNQQEDKDD, from the coding sequence ATGAGCTTTACAGAGTATTTTGAGTTGCTTTTAAATGACTATACTTTGCGTACAATTAGTTTAGGGACGGCAGTTTTGGGAGCTATTTGTGGAATGCTGGGTAGTTTTGCTGTTTTAAGAAAGCAAAGCTTGCTAGGAGATGCCATATCTCACGCCGCATTACCAGGAATAGCGATAGCTTTTTTAATAACGGGTACTAAAGAAACAAACGTTTTGTTGGTTGGAGCTTTGATTAGTGGCTTAATAGGGGCTTTTTGGATTCGAGGTATTACTAGAAATACGCACTTAAAGTCAGATACTGCATTAGGTCTTATTTTATCTATATTTTTTGGTTTTGGAATGTTGTTATTAACGTATATACAAAAACAACCGAATGCGAATCAATCAGGATTGGATAAATTTTTATTTGGACAAGCGGCAACTTTATTAGCTAGAGATGTTTGGTTCATGGCATTGGTAACGCTAATTTGCTTGTTTACTATATTACTATTTTGGAAAGAGTTTAAAATTTTACTTTTTGATGCAGATTATGCAAAAACCTTAGGATTTAATACCAAAGTAATTGATGTTTTAATTACATCTTTTATTGTGCTGGCAATTGTACTAGGATTGCAAACTGTAGGGGTTGTGTTAATGAGTGCGATGTTGTTAGCACCAGCAGCAGCAGCGAGGCAATGGACAAATAGTTTAGGGGTAATGGTAATTCTGGCAGCAATTTTTGGGGCAAGCTCAGGAGTTTTAGGAACAGCTATTAGTGCAAGTCAAAATAATTTATCAACAGGGCCTGTTATTGTTTTAGTAGCAGCTGTTTTTGTTGTTTTTTCGTTTGTTTTTTCTCCTTCAAGAGGACTGTTATTCCGCCAGATTCGTTTTATTCAGAATAGAAAAGACTTACAATTGCATAAAACATTGGCTTTTATGTTTGAAATAGCTAAAAATCACGAAAATATATCCCATCCGCACACAATTAAAATTTTAAATAATTTTCATGGATTTACTAGAAAATCGTTAAGTAAATTAGAACATAAAGAGTATATCAGTATTGATGGGCAGATGTGGGCTATGACAGAGAAAGGGTATCATTTTGCTGCAAACTTATATAACCAACAAGAAGATAAAGATGACTAG
- a CDS encoding metal ABC transporter permease, producing MTSAQIEIQVIASLVAIACAIPGTFLVLRKMALISDAISHSILPGLVIGFFITHDLGAPLLIVMAALSGIITVVLVEFIQKTRLVKEDTAIGLVFPALFSVGVILISKNANDVHLDTDVVLLGELAFAPFDRLLVNGIDLGPKSLWIVGMILLITIGLLLAFFKELKISTFDAGLATALGFSPAILHYGLMSVASVTTVGAFDAVGAILVVALMIAPAATAYLLTDDLKKMLFFAAFFGVFSAILGYWLAHWLDASISGSMTTVLGIVFLLAYLFAPKRGLVAVLYRNKQQRIEVSLLTFLLHLNNHKEKEERHINHLNEHINWQKVRSKSVVDLALRNNMIVIKGDIISLTEKGKTFTEKAIDYIITNDDSKIEFIKDDFFLFRG from the coding sequence ATGACTAGTGCTCAGATAGAAATACAAGTAATAGCGAGTTTGGTAGCGATAGCTTGTGCAATTCCAGGAACTTTTTTAGTGTTGCGAAAGATGGCCTTGATTAGTGATGCAATTAGTCATTCTATATTGCCAGGTTTGGTGATAGGCTTTTTTATTACTCATGATTTGGGAGCTCCTTTGTTAATTGTAATGGCTGCTTTGTCAGGAATCATTACTGTAGTGTTGGTGGAGTTTATTCAGAAAACGAGGTTGGTGAAAGAGGACACAGCAATTGGATTGGTTTTTCCAGCCTTATTTAGTGTTGGGGTTATTTTGATTTCGAAAAATGCAAATGATGTACATTTAGATACCGATGTAGTTTTATTAGGAGAGTTGGCTTTTGCTCCTTTTGATAGACTGTTGGTGAATGGAATTGATTTAGGCCCTAAATCTTTATGGATTGTAGGAATGATTTTACTGATAACAATAGGCTTGTTACTTGCATTTTTTAAAGAATTAAAAATAAGTACTTTTGATGCAGGTTTAGCTACTGCCTTAGGTTTTTCTCCAGCAATACTGCACTATGGGTTGATGAGTGTTGCTTCTGTAACAACTGTAGGAGCTTTTGACGCAGTAGGAGCTATATTGGTTGTGGCGTTGATGATAGCACCTGCTGCAACCGCTTATTTATTAACGGATGATTTAAAAAAAATGCTGTTTTTTGCTGCTTTTTTTGGTGTTTTTTCAGCAATTTTAGGGTATTGGTTGGCACATTGGCTAGATGCTTCTATTTCAGGTTCGATGACAACGGTACTAGGAATTGTTTTTTTACTAGCTTATTTGTTTGCTCCTAAAAGAGGGTTGGTGGCTGTTTTGTATAGGAATAAGCAGCAACGAATAGAAGTTTCTTTATTAACCTTTCTGTTGCATCTAAATAATCATAAAGAAAAAGAAGAACGACATATAAATCATTTGAATGAGCATATTAATTGGCAAAAAGTGCGATCGAAATCAGTAGTGGATTTGGCTTTAAGAAATAATATGATCGTTATAAAAGGTGATATCATTTCTTTAACAGAGAAAGGAAAAACTTTTACAGAGAAAGCTATTGATTATATTATCACGAATGATGATTCTAAAATAGAGTTTATTAAAGATGATTTCTTCTTGTTTAGAGGGTAG
- a CDS encoding UvrD-helicase domain-containing protein — MQKQSTFQVYNASAGSGKTFTLVKEYLKVILNTSDVFRFQKILAITFTNKAAGEMKERVLHNLRFFSEGGENDLLGKILEETTVDKPLVQERSQKILNAILQNYTAFSITTIDSFTHKIIKSFAYDLGLSLNFEVEMDAVSLLNEAVDVLISKIGTDKALTKLLIDFSLDKADDDKSWDVSRELNDFARILLNEDDTKHFRKLIGKKLEDFALLQQKITKHFKDVTNRLKELGEIGIQAIEKEHLETKDFYRGVLPKFFLDLSKMEAKFDFLKRSEAIDKAIENHQFYTKSAKEDVKISIENILPVLVECFNESKIVYGELLLNRLALKSIIPLTVLNYVNSELSTIKEENNLRLNAEFNQLISDNIKEQPAPFIYERIGQRFMHYFIDEMQDTSVLQWQNLIPLIDNALAQESSNLLLVGDGKQAIYRWRGGKAEQFIALGGESENPFQVNKEVKTLETNYRSYSELVNFNNSFFQHVSSFLENKLYKQLFIEGNKQLENAKKGGLVSLSFLEKEEEKDQDSLKFPKSVLERIEKLKSEFHLSEICVLTRKKRDGQEIAKYLSEAGVAVISPDSLLLKNSSKVNFIINVLQVIQHPKDKETLLEVLYFLYNHLQIETDKHLFLSENIHESKEVLFSQFKKYGIFFELSAFQELPFYEKIEAIIRAFHLIEFSDAYIQFFLDVVIEQQRKGTAIQDFLDFWERKKETLSIIAPENTNAVQVMTIHKSKGLEFPVVIFPYDLDIYRQINPKVWLNELPDRFEGFEELLVSFSKDLQFINSRGNEMYHQQRQELELDNFNLLYVALTRAVEQLHIITEKKLSKKGEENTNFYSGVFINYLKKKNLWNDEQLEYFFGNFERKSKQESVVLTTDIQEKFISTPWQKHNIHMLASSSKLWDTNKGKAIEYGNLIHEIMSKITFKKEVAPIVNQYYQQGVIDFKQLILIEEIISKIVDHSELQKYFLEGVAVFNEREIVDVDNQIMIPDRLVFNEEKEAVIIDYKTGKTSKSYHQQLLRYERVLKSMGFKVNKKLLVYINEEILVEEV, encoded by the coding sequence GTGCAAAAACAATCAACTTTTCAAGTATATAATGCGTCAGCGGGAAGTGGAAAAACTTTTACGCTTGTAAAAGAATATTTAAAAGTAATACTAAATACTAGTGATGTTTTTCGTTTCCAAAAGATATTGGCAATAACTTTTACCAATAAGGCAGCTGGAGAAATGAAAGAGCGAGTATTACATAATTTAAGATTTTTTTCAGAAGGAGGAGAAAATGATTTATTAGGAAAGATATTAGAAGAAACAACGGTAGATAAGCCCCTTGTTCAAGAAAGGAGTCAGAAAATATTAAATGCGATTCTTCAAAATTATACGGCATTTTCAATTACAACGATTGATAGTTTTACGCATAAAATTATTAAGAGTTTTGCTTATGATTTAGGACTTTCCTTAAATTTTGAAGTTGAAATGGACGCTGTTTCTTTATTAAATGAAGCAGTAGATGTACTTATTTCAAAGATAGGAACAGACAAAGCATTAACAAAGTTATTGATAGATTTTTCATTAGATAAGGCAGATGATGATAAATCTTGGGATGTTTCTAGAGAATTAAACGATTTTGCGAGAATTCTATTAAATGAAGATGATACAAAACATTTTAGAAAACTTATAGGGAAAAAATTAGAGGACTTTGCCTTACTTCAGCAGAAGATAACTAAGCATTTTAAAGACGTTACTAACCGTTTGAAAGAGTTAGGGGAAATAGGGATACAAGCTATAGAAAAAGAACACTTAGAAACAAAAGATTTTTATAGAGGGGTACTTCCTAAATTTTTTCTTGATTTAAGTAAAATGGAAGCTAAATTTGACTTTCTTAAGAGAAGTGAAGCAATAGATAAGGCAATTGAAAATCATCAGTTTTACACAAAATCTGCGAAAGAAGACGTTAAGATATCCATAGAAAATATATTGCCTGTGTTGGTGGAATGCTTTAATGAAAGTAAAATAGTTTATGGAGAGTTATTGTTAAATCGTTTGGCATTAAAAAGTATCATACCGTTAACTGTTTTAAATTATGTGAATTCAGAACTTTCTACCATAAAAGAAGAAAATAACCTTAGATTGAATGCTGAATTTAACCAGTTAATTTCAGATAATATAAAAGAGCAACCAGCACCATTTATTTATGAACGTATAGGGCAACGTTTTATGCATTATTTTATAGATGAAATGCAAGATACTTCGGTTTTACAATGGCAAAATTTAATCCCTTTAATAGATAATGCTTTAGCGCAAGAAAGTAGCAATTTGTTATTGGTGGGAGATGGCAAACAAGCCATTTATCGTTGGAGAGGTGGTAAGGCCGAGCAGTTTATAGCACTAGGAGGTGAAAGTGAAAATCCCTTTCAAGTAAATAAAGAAGTGAAAACACTGGAAACTAACTATAGGAGTTATTCAGAACTTGTTAATTTTAATAATAGTTTCTTTCAGCATGTTTCAAGTTTTTTAGAGAATAAACTTTATAAGCAATTGTTTATAGAGGGAAATAAACAGCTAGAAAATGCTAAAAAAGGAGGTCTTGTTTCCCTTTCCTTTTTGGAAAAAGAGGAAGAAAAAGATCAAGATTCTTTGAAGTTCCCAAAGAGTGTTTTAGAAAGAATAGAAAAATTAAAGTCTGAATTTCACTTAAGCGAGATATGTGTTTTAACAAGGAAGAAAAGGGATGGGCAAGAAATTGCTAAATATTTGTCAGAAGCAGGAGTAGCAGTTATCTCACCAGATAGTTTGCTGCTCAAAAATAGCTCGAAAGTTAATTTTATTATTAATGTTTTACAGGTAATTCAGCATCCAAAAGATAAAGAAACCTTGCTTGAAGTTCTTTATTTCTTATATAATCATTTACAAATAGAAACAGACAAGCACTTGTTTTTATCAGAAAATATACACGAATCGAAAGAGGTGCTTTTTTCTCAATTCAAAAAATATGGAATATTTTTTGAATTATCGGCTTTTCAAGAACTTCCTTTTTATGAAAAGATAGAAGCAATAATAAGAGCTTTTCATTTGATAGAGTTTTCTGATGCGTATATACAATTTTTTTTAGATGTAGTCATAGAGCAGCAACGAAAGGGTACAGCTATTCAAGATTTTTTAGATTTTTGGGAAAGGAAAAAAGAAACATTGAGTATCATAGCTCCAGAAAACACAAATGCTGTTCAGGTAATGACCATTCATAAGTCCAAAGGACTAGAATTTCCTGTTGTCATTTTTCCTTATGATTTAGATATATATCGTCAAATAAACCCTAAAGTTTGGTTAAATGAATTACCAGATAGGTTTGAAGGTTTTGAAGAGTTATTAGTGTCGTTTAGCAAAGATTTGCAATTCATAAATAGTAGAGGGAATGAGATGTATCATCAACAACGTCAAGAGTTGGAGCTAGATAATTTTAATTTATTGTACGTAGCGCTAACAAGAGCAGTAGAACAATTGCATATTATTACAGAAAAAAAACTTTCTAAAAAAGGAGAAGAAAACACTAATTTTTATTCTGGAGTTTTTATAAACTACTTAAAAAAGAAAAATCTCTGGAACGATGAGCAACTGGAGTACTTCTTTGGAAATTTTGAACGAAAAAGCAAACAAGAGTCCGTTGTTTTGACCACAGATATTCAAGAGAAATTTATTTCAACGCCTTGGCAAAAGCATAATATACATATGTTGGCGAGTTCTTCGAAATTATGGGATACTAATAAAGGAAAAGCTATAGAATATGGAAATTTGATACATGAAATCATGTCAAAGATCACTTTTAAGAAGGAGGTAGCTCCAATTGTAAATCAATACTATCAGCAAGGGGTTATTGATTTTAAACAGCTTATTTTAATAGAAGAAATAATAAGTAAGATAGTAGATCACTCAGAATTGCAAAAATATTTTTTAGAAGGAGTAGCTGTTTTTAATGAAAGAGAAATAGTTGATGTCGATAATCAAATAATGATTCCAGATCGTTTGGTATTCAATGAAGAAAAAGAAGCTGTTATCATAGATTACAAGACAGGAAAAACTTCTAAAAGCTATCACCAGCAATTACTAAGATATGAAAGAGTATTAAAGTCAATGGGTTTTAAAGTAAATAAGAAACTATTGGTATATATTAATGAAGAAATTTTGGTTGAAGAAGTTTAA